In one window of Henckelia pumila isolate YLH828 chromosome 1, ASM3356847v2, whole genome shotgun sequence DNA:
- the LOC140874031 gene encoding cytochrome P450 83B1-like, translating into MRKLSLSHLFSVKQVVSFLPIRKEEVSRMIEEMTKTSDSSGLINVSRAAFLLTNRIICRAGFGKKYDEMGKKRFDEVFEEAQVTGTAFFLGDYFPLLGWIDKFTGMHSRLEKNFRELDNIYQQLIDDHLDPNRPESMNGDILDLMIKLKQDQTAAVQIDWDNIKGILMNVLIAGTDTISSLIAWGMTALIKKPQEMKKAQEEVWNVIGNKGVVDEDDIKNLPYLKAVTKETLRMFPPTPLSVPRESTQHCTIDGYDIPPKTMMYVNIYAIGLDPEYWENPTEFMPERFLNSTIDYKGHDYGLIPFGSGRRGCPGMNIGVATFELALANLLYSFEWELPNGMKEEDVDMEESTGLTTHKKTDLFLVGKRYKYN; encoded by the exons ATGAGGAAACTGAGCCTCAGTCATCTTTTTAGCGTTAAACAGGTGGTTTCGTTTCTTCCCATTCGAAAAGAAGAAGTTTCTCGCATGATCGAAGAAATGACCAAAACATCGGATTCGTCCGGGCTCATAAACGTGAGTCGGGCCGCTTTCCTTCTAACAAACAGGATCATATGTCGAGCCGGATTCGGGAAGAAGTACGATGAAATGGGTAAAAAGAGGTTCGATGAGGTCTTTGAAGAAGCTCAAGTGACCGGAACGGCCTTTTTTTTGGGTGATTATTTCCCTTTGTTGGGTTGGATTGATAAATTTACTGGGATGCATTCAAGACTCGAGAAGAACTTCAGGGAATTGGATAATATTTATCAACAACTTATAGATGATCATCTTGATCCGAATCGGCCCGAATCAATGAATGGGGACATTCTTGATCTGATGATCAAGTTGAAACAAGACCAAACCGCCGCTGTTCAGATTGATTGGGATAATATCAAGGGAATTCTGATG aacGTATTGATCGCTGGAACGGATACAATTTCATCATTGATAGCGTGGGGCATGACGGCTCTAATCAAGAAACCCCAAGAAATGAAGAAAGCACAAGAAGAAGTGTGGAATGTAATAGGAAACAAAGGTgtcgtagatgaagatgatatcAAAAATCTTCCTTATCTAAAAGCAGTCACGAAGGAAACACTGAGAATGTTTCCTCCAACTCCGCTCTCCGTTCCAAGAGAAAGTACACAACATTGCACCATAGATGGGTACGATATCCCACCAAAAACCATGATGTATGTGAATATTTATGCGATCGGTTTAGACCCCGAATATTGGGAAAACCCTACTGAATTTATGCCAGAGCGATTCTTGAATAGCACTATCGACTACAAGGGACATGATTACGGTCTGATCCCATTTGGATCGGGCAGAAGAGGATGCCCCGGAATGAATATTGGTGTCGCAACTTTTGAACTTGCACTCGCCAATCTTCTCTACTCCTTCGAGTGGGAGTTGCCCAATGGAATGAAGGAAGAAGACGTGGACATGGAAGAGTCTACTGGACTTACAACACACAAGAAAACTGACCTTTTCCTTGTGGGCAAACGCTACAAATATAATTAG